The Ziziphus jujuba cultivar Dongzao chromosome 1, ASM3175591v1 genome segment tcatatggaggatgagtcatagaaaccagccaaagcagcttcaaagccgaccaacaaggtggtttgcgcacaaggagaaggaaagggccggatttgctgtattctccgcgggttttactgtattttactgtattaaccttttctcatacttccaagcaagggcaacgtggggaacttcacaataagcttatttggcatcctacaaaacatattgaagctgatttggagatcaatttggtcaaagaatagtcaaagtcaaattggtcaaaaaagctagtattatagtttcctaattttattctactttttgttttaggaaactacctttactttttaagttttatttatttattttctggataaataagtttaggaaagtttttatttttattattttcattgtaaattaattaattcctaaattcaaaataaaggaattaattaatccaaattagtttaggaataggaaagtttcggccaaggtaggattctccattgtgtggccggtttttcctagggtttttagggtttatgttgtttctttcaaagcctatttaaaggtttatttttcattaataagataactttaaactttgatttgataaagaaaatacttgtgagattaattatctctttgttctttgagaacacctaaaacatcattagagaattgattgttttagcttgacttatcaataggttttccatcccctattgtggcgtctacattataccaaggtttctaaccacaggttggttaggggttgaggtccattctattagaacttgaacttaattaaagatccgggctaatataatacgggtttaggagtaggtcgtcctaggttcgtatcacttgtGTTGATTGCAATCTCACCCAATTAGGTGTCTGTTGGGCTGTAGGGAAAGGCACTGGAGCAATTGTCTTTGCTGGAAGCTTCTCTTGACTTTTATCATCATTGGCTTCAGGATTCTCATCTCGCTTATTGTTAGTTGAAGAACTGCTAGGTTGAGATATATGGGCTTCAATATTACTAACTTGAACATTAAAAGACTCCACTTGTTTGACCATACGAATAAATAATTCTTCAAATTGATTGTCAATTATTCTACCTCTAAAACTCTTTCCAGATCTCGTAGTCATGATTCCTTAATTCAAATAAACAATCTGATCACTGGACACTGTTCATGTCGGATTACCGTTCACGCCGAAGGGTTACTGTTTACGCTACGGGTTACTGTTCACGCCAAAGAATTACTATTGACGGAACTGCTTATGCGGCTAGGGTTGGAACCAGTCTCTGATACCAAACTGATGTAGGATAGATagggaaacaaagaaaatagaaaagaaatagataggatTCTAGTATCACACTAGATTGATATTAGGAATCACTCCCAAAACCCtaggcatcacacctaagtaagtttgttttgcatcacacaaaaccagagaaaataatctcataaaattcttgTAATATTGATTAACTTCTCCAAGAATTACAAAGAaccctatttatattaaaaatcatctaataacattaggaaactaaaataataggaaacctatttaaataaggaaactaataacattaaaaaattaaaaataataggaaacctaattaaataataaaatactctaattaaaaataggaaactaaattaatctactaaaatccttgaagatcccaaataagcccatcttgtcctagatcatgccaaattaatgtttgagccttagaatctgtttttcctcttctctAATAAGTTTTCAGATGTTGTTTCCATCTTACATCACTACATCTCCAACAGCATACACTTTCTGGATGCTTGTTCGAAAGAAACCATCAGTTTTGATACCACCTTTTTCCTCCTCAACCTGTCCTTTGAATAATGCAGTTAGCGGCCTTCCCCcaacaccaacaacaacaatgtcGGCTTGTAGCACCCCATGATTCTTCAGTTTCACCGTCTTTACCTGTTTATTAGAGTCAGCCTCAAATCCAACTGCAACTGTACCTTTGATAAGTTTAACTCCTTTGTTAGCATAGTAGCTTTCATAGAAAGAGGCAATGGCTGGAGTGAAAAGCCGAGCAATGCACCATGGTTCAGGGTAGACCATGCTAACATCGAACTCGTTGATTCTCATAGCTGCTCCAACTTCAAGACCAATGTATCCGCCTCCAATCACAACTACTTTTCCTTTCTCCTTTATATTCATTGTTTCTACAAGCTTATCAGCATCACTTATTTCTCTCaagttaaaagatatttttggcATCCGCTACTTGAATACCAACATCTGTCAACTTAACTGCTGTGGAACCAGTTGAAATGATCAAAGGTTGATATGCATAGATTTTTCCAGATGCACTGATGAGAGTCTTTGATGCAAGATTTGCTTTTACTATTTCTGTTCCAAGGATCAATTCAATCCTTTTTTCCTCGTACCACTTCGGAAGTAGTCtctctcctccaattccaacaCAGACATGGAAACTTGGAAGTCTTGCAGGTTCATTTGGGAATAGATATGACTTACTAAGTGCAGGACGTTCATAAGGTGCTACAGCTTCTTTGGAAATAATTGCTACCTCCCCTGGCTGGAGTCCTTGTCTGGTAAACTCCATTGCTGTATATCCAGCTGCAACACCACCACCAAGGATGATGTACTTAAAATTCTTCTTATCGATGATCCCTCTGTGGTAACTACCTTTCTGCAGGAGTTCCTGAGCTTCTACTATCTTTTTGTCAACAAGTTTTCCAAGATCTTCACACGATAGATATTTCGTTCTTCCAAGCTCTTCCTTAATACTTTGTATTTCACTGTTGATTGATTGAACATTGTTTAACCAGTTTCtgaattcttctttttcttgtgtTCCTGAAAGATACTCGGCATAAATTTTCTGATCTATACCTTCCTTTTGGTTATTTAGCTCTTGTAAAATTCTCTGGAGAAATTTCATATTCTCTTTGGTGTTTGTGTCACACTTTAAATATTTGTCAATCAGGGTTTCAAGCTTCAAAAGGAAGTTCATGAAACTTGGTTGACAGCTAATTACTACGGCTAAAACATGGAGCAAACtagggggagaaaaaaaaaaaaaaaaaaaaagctaaaatggCTTTTCAGGGTGCTTTAAGCCTAAGTGTTAAGGGAGTTCTTTCCAACATCCTTTTCATGAAATGGAGGGAAGTTGCGGAAATAATTGTCTTAGGGATTAGGATCTCTTGTTTTCTTACAGGCATTGTTGAGTTACCAATTGTTCCAAAACCTTAAGCTATTAGAAGAAGGGTCTAATCATGTGTATCATGTCGATGCATAATTTAttgtcaacatatatatatatatacaatgtgCTGTAATGGGGAAGTGGCTCGCAAGTGGCGTTGGGAACCTAAGCATTAATTAGCCTAGATCATGGGGTGAAAGTGTATAGTTCTTACAGTTTGGTTTTGGACATCAGGAAATTCATGTTGGTAAGGTACTGAGAATGTGGGAGAAGATGTACGGAATCGTTTAGCGTCCAAGTAATATTGAACCGTGATTTAGCAGCGTCCACAGCTGTTTCTTCTGCATATAGCTTAGAGAAATAAATACTTAACCATTACCAAATTATTCTTTAGCTTAGAGCAATAAATTCTTAACCGTGACCaaattattctttcttttggattttaattaaaaatatttatcaatactcttACAGTTGTGGTTCCAATACATTGTATATGATCGTGTTAAAACTATAAccttaattaatgaattaatgcATTTCAAAAAGCATATTCAAGGATGCAAAAACATGATTAGTTAGCAAACACATACTGTAAGTCCATTTCTTGATCAACTGGTTGTCcttttatcttgtattgcttgctTTGACCAGGAACAGAGTGCCTTTGAAGATCTTGCCAAGCAAACCTTCTAAATCTTAATTACCCTACAGTTtgtagaaaagaaattaaagaaatcTAGAGCTCATAATATTAGAGGAATTATAGTCAAATAGCAgaaaaatgaatttccatattCCAAGCATGATATGAGGATATAAACGTTGGTGAGAAATCACTGCTAAACTTCTGTTATGGATGGAAAAAGTTTACCTAAACAAACAGCAAAcccgtttttgttttttcccccaaaaCCTTTATGttagaagaaaaattgaaaaccaatgcCAAAGATGATGCTAAAAGTTTTTTCTCCTCTGTATTATAAAAAGAATTGAAACAGAAAGCTGGGAATGATTGAAGCAAGGTATCATAAGGAGTCATACTCTTGGGGAAGCAAAGTATGCGATTGCAAAACCAAAGAAGAGATTGACATCCTGAAACCACTTTTGTCATAGACTTTCCTTAAACAAGGGGACAAGaacaaaaattaatcaaaagtatgGTTTTCTTGAACAGTTAGGTTTTCTTCTCGGTgctacaattttcatacttattTGCTCACTTTTGTCATATTTAGTGGTACAAATGTTTTCTCTAGATTATCGGTTTGAAGCCAATACCGAACTCTTTTAGCATGTACGCGGATCGAATCAAATTTAGGAAgaacattattaaatatttttcagacTTTTCCTGGAAAATGCTAAACTAGTATCATGTAAAAGTTGATTTCCATGTAAATACAGATAAGAGTATTCTACATATTATGTAGTACAGCATATATTTagaatattcttattatttatattcaGCTATATTTTATATAGCCAAGATTGGTAGGATAAAAACTGGGGTGGCCAAAGATTGGTAGCAAAAATGTAGCTTAcattaataaaaaagagagcAGCAAGAGAAGCACCAATACCTATATAATATGTAGGAATAATTACAATTTAGTTCCCTCTAGTTTGGGGGAAATTACACTTTCAGTctttaagtttaaaatatttcaatttaaacatgtaaattttaatttgttgcattttgcTATGGTACATATTTGGTAGATTGTTTTCACTTTCTACTTAAAATGTatcttaatattaatattatatataatatcccttttttttttttttctttctttcttatagtatttttaaaattttaaaagtactcAAATTTTGGCCTTACAGTTGGTAAGAGAGTAGcacttaaaataaaacaattgtaTTTTATTGGACATTTTAGCATACGAGTACAGACTTTATAGGTACAATATATCTTCATAAATACATTGGAGAGTAATCAGCAATTCTGAAAAGtagaataaatattaattactaCTACTCTCAAATTATACTGCAAGACAGAGGCTTATCTGAGCCATACAAACCAGCAATTAGCATCCCAATTTTCTCAAGTAGATCTTCCTTAGCCTCAGGTTGGAGCCATGCAATATTGGCAATTCCTTTGTTTTCTTCAGCAGTTCCTCCTTCCAAGAAAGCTCCAACCACCTTTCCATTGTGGATCCAATATGTTCCAAACTTGGGTTTTGTAGATGATGGCCTGGTGGTGGAATTATCTTGAATATCCTGAAACAACACTGGTTCTCCAACATTGTCTCCATAAAAAACCCATGAAAGATCGAAGAAACGCGAATAGAAGAAAGGAAGGTAGTCATACTCCTGAATGGATTTACCATCTTCACTTGCCTTGATAGCCTTCACAGCTTGCTGTGCTGATTTACGAGCATGATCAACATGTTCAACTCTTCTCATGTCACTGTACAATTTCATAGGGAAAGTAGCTACATCTCCAACAGCATACACTTCTTGGACGCTTGTTCTGAAGAAACCATCAGTTTTGATACCACCTTTTTCCTCCTCAACCTGTCCTTTGAATAATGCAGTTACCGGACTTCCCCCAACACCTACAACAACAATGTCGGCTTGTAGCACCTCACCATTCTTCAGTTTCACCGTCTTTACTTGTCCATTAGAGTCAGCCTCAAATCCAACTGCAACTGTACCTTTGATAATTTTAACTCCTTTGTTAGCGTAGTAGCCCTCATAGAAAGAAGCAATGGCCGGAGTGAAAAGCCCAGCCATGCACCATGGTTCAGGGTATACCATGCTAACATCGAACTCGTTGATTGTCATAGCTGCTCCAACTTCAAGGCCGATGTATCCAGCTCCAATCACTACTGCCTTTCCTTTctgctttgttttaattgttTCTACAAGCTTATCAGCATCACTTATTTCTCTCAAGTAACAGATATTTTTGGCATCCGCTCCTTGTACACCGAAATCTGTCAACTTAACTGCTGTGGAACCAGTTGCAAtgatcaaaatttgatatgcataGATTTTTCCAGATGCACTGATGAGAGTCTTTGATGCAAGATTTGCTTTTACTATTTCTGTTCCAAGGATCAATTCAATCCCTTTTTCCTCGTACCACTTCGGAAGTAGTCTCTCTCCTCCACTTCCAGCACAGACATGGAAACTTGGAAGTCTTGCAGGTTCATTTGGGAATAGATATGACTTACTAAGTGCAGGACGTTCATAAGGTGCTACAGCTTCTTTGGAAATAATTGCTAGCTCCCCTGGCTGGAGTCCTTGTCTGGTAAACTCCATTGCTGCATATCCAGCTGCAACACCACCACCAAGGATGATGTACTTAAAATTCTTCTTATCGATGATCCCTCTGTGGTAACTACCTTTCTGCAGGAGTTCCTGAGCTTCTACTATCTTTTTGTCAACAAGTTTTCCAAGATCTTCACACGATAGATATTTCTTTCTTCCAAGCTCTTCCTTAATACTTTGTATTTCACTGTTGATTGATTGAACATTGTTTAACCAGTTTCtgacttcttctttttcttgtgtTCCTGAAAGATACTCGGCATAAATTTTCTGATCTATACCTTCCTTTTGGTTATTTAGCTCTTGTAAACTTCTCTCGAGAAATTTCATATTCTCTTTGGTGTTTGTGTTACACTTTAAATATTTGTCAATCAGGGTTTCAAGCTCCAAAAGGAAGTTCCTGTATACaggaaatttaataatgaattttatgtgaatcgaaattattatgtttaattaattatttgatcaCAAATTAATTgggttatttatttaaagtGGGATACAATGTTTCTATGGAAAAAGACAACTTTAGGATGAAAAGTTTACTTACATTTGGAACGTAAAGTGTTATTCACCAATAGATGCAAACCTTAtctatttatattattgattttctaCAGTTAAAAGATATATAGACAGGTAGGAAAAATAATTGGCTTTCATTCATTTTCATAAAGAGAGAGTGTGCACAAAATTTGTTTGCTGTTTCTAAGGATTTAAAGTTCTGCTATTCTCTGAAGAAAGTCGTTATCGCCTGGGAAACATTTGTCATTGAGAAGACCGTTCCGCACCAATGAGGGGCaaaaattgttttcttaaaGTCAGAGAATTAAATTCTTGTCTCGACTTATATTGGTCTTTCTATTATCTTTTAATTCCTATATAAATgatatgttgttttatgtgttttaatgtttatatgtttataaaaaTGAGAATTATTATGCAGTAGAATCCTTATTTTTCATACAGTTAATTATTAAGGATTGCATCCTCAAATAAAGAATTGGAAATTGATCATTGGAGTTACATagatacaaaacaaaatatagcAGGCCTGATCAAAAGAATATAGAGGGTGGTGTTGTAGATCCTAAAGAGTTTAAGGAAATTGATGGCTGGGCTTTTCATGAAACTTGGTTGACAGCTAAGTACTACGGCTAAAACATGGAGCAAActagggaggaaaaaaaaaaaaaaaaaaaaaaaaaaaagctaaaatggCTTTGCAGGGTGCTTTAAGCCTGAGTGTTAAGGGAGTTCTTTCCAATATCCTTTTCATGAAATGGAGGGAAGTTGCGGAAATAATTGTCTTAGGGATTGGGATCTCTTGTTTTCTTACATGCATTGTTGAGTTACCAATTGTTCCAAAACCTTAAGCTATTAGAAGAAGGGTCTAATCATGTGTATCATGCCGATGCATAATTTAttgtcaacatatatatatacaatgtgCTGTAATAGGGAAGTGGCCCACAAATGGCGTTGGGAACCTAAGCAATAATTAGCCTAGATCATGGGGTGAAAGTGTATAGTTCTTAAAGTTTGGTTTTGGACAGCAGGAAATTCATGTTGGTAAGGTACTGAGAATGTGGGAGAAGACGTAAGGAATCGTTTAGCCTCCAAGTAATATTGAACCGTGATTTAGCAGCGTGCACAGCTGTTTCTTCTGCATATAGCTTAGAGAAATAAATACTTAACCATGACCAAATTATTCTTTAGCTTAGAGCAATAAATTCTTAACCCTGACCaaattattctttcttttggattttaattaaaaatatttatcaatactcttACAGTTGTGGTTCCAATACATTGTATATGATCGAGTTAAAACTATAAccttaattaatgaattaatgcATTTCAAAAAGCATATTCAAGGATTCAAAAACATGATTAGTTAGCAAACACATACTGTAAGTCCATTTCTTGATCAACTGGTTGTCcttttatcttgtattgcttgctTTGACCAGGAACAGAGTGCCTTTGAAGATCTTGCCAAGCAAACCTTCTAAATCTTAATTACCCTACAGTTtgtagaaaagaaattaaagaaatcTAGAGCTCATAATATTAGAGGAATTATAGTCAAATAGCAgaaaaatgaatttccatattCCAAGCATGATATGAGGATATAAACATTGGTGAGAAATCACTGCTAAACTTCTGTTATGGATGGAAAAAGTTTACCTA includes the following:
- the LOC132799157 gene encoding monodehydroascorbate reductase, seedling isozyme-like gives rise to the protein MDLQNFLLELETLIDKYLKCNTNTKENMKFLERSLQELNNQKEGIDQKIYAEYLSGTQEKEEVRNWLNNVQSINSEIQSIKEELGRKKYLSCEDLGKLVDKKIVEAQELLQKGSYHRGIIDKKNFKYIILGGGVAAGYAAMEFTRQGLQPGELAIISKEAVAPYERPALSKSYLFPNEPARLPSFHVCAGSGGERLLPKWYEEKGIELILGTEIVKANLASKTLISASGKIYAYQILIIATGSTAVKLTDFGVQGADAKNICYLREISDADKLVETIKTKQKGKAVVIGAGYIGLEVGAAMTINEFDVSMVYPEPWCMAGLFTPAIASFYEGYYANKGVKIIKGTVAVGFEADSNGQVKTVKLKNGEVLQADIVVVGVGGSPVTALFKGQVEEEKGGIKTDGFFRTSVQEVYAVGDVATFPMKLYSDMRRVEHVDHARKSAQQAVKAIKASEDGKSIQEYDYLPFFYSRFFDLSWVFYGDNVGEPVLFQDIQDNSTTRPSSTKPKFGTYWIHNGKVVGAFLEGGTAEENKGIANIAWLQPEAKEDLLEKIGMLIAGLYGSDKPLSCSII